A region of Carassius auratus strain Wakin chromosome 11, ASM336829v1, whole genome shotgun sequence DNA encodes the following proteins:
- the LOC113111314 gene encoding keratin, type I cytoskeletal 19-like codes for MSFSLRTSSNLSPKSMVSKSTVTPIHCGSISSCGPKAYSVYGCGFGGSTRISSSRVGCYPSLQSKISGGNVCYGKPYSGGFGITLGNCDYIQVNEKCTMQNLNDRLASYLEKVRSLEAANANLERQICEYYEKKGPIAQRDYSPYWNTINCLKEKIEAATINNANILLQFDNSKLAADDFRIKYQQELAVRQSVEADIANLRPLLDQMTLTKADLKIKIEGLQEDLACLKKNHQEDVAALLCQLTDTEVCVEVDAAPQQDLNKVLEEIRCHYENIIDKHRRDQECWFKEKTAHLCKDVANNTECLETSRSQISDLRRTLQCLEIELQSQISMKRALECSLLETEARYSTMLAGFQKHIDAYEAELCQVRSGIEQQGRDYAELLDIKSRLEQEIATYRCLLEKQDIKTQEQGEVFVCVTPADTMFKCTQVI; via the exons ATGTCGTTCTCTCTCCGTACATCATCCAACCTCAGTCCCAAGAGCATGGTTTCTAAGTCCACAGTCACTCCAATTCACTGTGGTTCGATATCTTCTTGCGGACCCAAAGCCTACAGTGTTTATGGCTGTGGTTTTGGAGGAAGCACCCGCATCTCTTCCTCCAGAGTTGGCTGCTATCCAAGTCTGCAGAGCAAAATCAGTGGAGGAAACGTATGTTATGGCAAACCGTACAGCGGAGGATTCGGAATCACGCTCGGGAACTGCGACTACATCCAGGTGAATGAGAAGTGCACCATGCAGAACCTGAACGACCGTCTGGCGTCCTACCTGGAGAAGGTGCGCTCGCTGGAGGCTGCCAATGCCAATCTGGAGAGGCAGATCTGTGAGTACTACGAGAAGAAGGGGCCGATCGCACAGAGAGACTACAGTCCCTACTGGAACACCATCAACTGCCTGAAGGAAAAG ATTGAAGCTGCTACCATCAACAACGCCAACATCCTCCTGCAGTTCGACAACTCTAAACTGGCTGCTGATGACTTCAGGATAAA ATATCAGCAAGAGTTAGCTGTGCGACAGTCTGTGGAGGCTGACATCGCTAACCTGCGGCCCTTGCTGGACCAGATGACCCTGACAAAGGCCGACCTGAAGATAAAGATCGAGGGTCTGCAGGAAGATCTAGCATGTTTGAAGAAGAACCACCAGGAG GATGTGGCAGCACTACTGTGTCAGCTGACAGACACAGAAGTGTGTGTGGAAGTGGATGCTGCTCCTCAGCAAGACCTGAACAAGGTTTTGGAAGAAATCCGTTGTCATTACGAGAACATCATAGACAAACACCGCAGAGATCAGGAGTGCTGGTTCAAAGAGAAG ACGGCGCATCTGTGCAAAGACGTGGCCAACAATACAGAGTGCCTAGAAACCTCTAGGTCACAGATCTCAGATTTGCGGCGTACCTTGCAGTGTCTGGAGATCGAGCTACAGTCTCAAATCAGCATG AAAAGAGCACTGGAGTGCTCACTGTTGGAAACAGAGGCTAGGTACAGCACTATGCTAGCAGGTTTCCAGAAACATATCGACGCATACGAGGCAGAGCTTTGTCAGGTGCGCAGTGGCATTGAGCAGCAGGGGAGAGACTATGCTGAACTCCTGGACATCAAGAGCCGTCTGGAGCAGGAGATCGCTACCTACAGGTGTCTCCTGGAAAAGCAGGACATTAA GACTCAAGAACAGG GTgaggtatttgtgtgtgtgacgcCAGCTGACACAATGTTCAAATGTACACAAGTTATATGA